The genomic stretch TGCCGAAGTCCACAACATGGTCATCGGCATGCTGGTCGACCGGGTGTCGGACATCCTGACCATCCCGTCGAGCCAGGTTCAGCCGGTTCCAGAAGTGTCGGCATCTTTCGACAAGACGTTCTCGGAAGGCATCATTGCGAACGAGAACGGCATGATCTGCTTCCTGAACCTCGCCAAGATGTTCAAGGGCAGCGACCTGGAAGACATGGCGGCGTAAAGCCAGTCATCAAAGTATGAACGAAAGCGGCTTCGGCCGCTTTTGTTGTTTTTGGCTTACTAAATCGAGACCTGATCGGGCCTTCGAACATGGATCGCCGCTGCCCTCACCAGCGGCAGGAAGCCGGCATCGGACTGCTCGACAAGCTCGAAGAACCGCCGGCGCATCCGTGGCTCCCAGAACTTGTTGATATGGGTGGCAACCCCTTCCACCCTGACCGCCTCCGGCTGCGAAGCAAAGAAGGTGGCGATCTGGTTCGCCATCCGGACAAGCTTCTCATCCGCGTGATCAAGCGACATGACTGTTTTCTCCCTCGGCCACCCGGTCGGGCCGGGTGAAAATCTCGAAATCCTCGTCGCGCGCAATGCCGATCAAGGTAATGCCGGCCTGCGCGGCCGTGCGGATGGCAAGCGCTGTCGGCGCGGAAATGGCAATCAGCACGGGCGCACCGAGCGCTGCCGTCTTCTGCACCATCTCGACGGACAGACGGCTCGTGACCACAACCGCCCCCTGAGCCGGCTCCCAGCCGCCGATGACGACGGCACCGACGAGCTTGTCGAGCGCATTGTGACGGCCGACATCCTCGCGGATCGCGACAAGCCCTTGCCTCAGGCTGTAGAAGCCTGCGGCATGGACGGCGCGTGTCTGGCGGTTGAGATCCTGCCGCCCCGTCAGCTGCGCCATGGCCTGGGAAACGTCCCGGGCGGCCACACGGAATCCCTCTGCCCCGACAGGCCGGACAGGGCGGCTCGCCTGTTCGATCGATTCGATCCCGCAAAGCCCGCATCCGACGGGACCGGCCATGCGCCGACGCCTGGCAACCAGCGCCTCGACCGTCATCTCCTTCAGCGTCACCTGCACATCGATCCCATCACCCGCCTCGATGGCGTCGATGGCAACCACATCTTCGGCCCCCTCGATGATGCCCTCGGCGAGCGAGAAGCCGACGGCGAAATCCTCGAGATCATCGGGCGTCGCCATCATCACCGCATGGGTGGAGCCGGCATAGGAAAAGGCGATCGGCACCTCCTCCGGCACGAGCCGGCTGCTGGCCGAGACGTGCCCGTGGCTCGCCTTCAGCCCGCCGACAATCCGTACCGTGGAGCCGATCACATCGCTCATTCCGCCGCTTCCAGCTTGCCGGCAATGCGTCGCGAACGACGGCTCAGCTCCTCATACTCCTCCTGCCACTCGGTCGGGCCGTTGGACGGCGAGACCTGCACGGCGGTCACCTTGTATTCCGGGCAATTGGTTGCCCAGTCAGAGAAGTCTGTCGTGATGACATTGGCCTGCGTATTGGGGTGATGGAAGGTCGTGTAGACCACGCCCGGCGCCACGCGATCGGTGATCAGAGCGCGGAGCGTCGTTTCGCCGGAACGGCTGGCAAGCTTGATCCAGTCGCCATCCTTGACGCCGCGCTGTTCGGCATCATGCGGATGGATCTCCAGGCGGTCTTCCTCATGCCAGACACTGTTTTCCGTGCGCCGCGTCTGCGCACCGACATTGTATTGCGATAGAACGCGACCGGTGGTCAGAAGCAGCGGGAAGCGCGGGCCGGTGCGCTCGTCCGTCGGCACATATTCGGTGCGGATGAACTTGCCCTTGCCGCGCACAAAACCGTCGACATGCATGATCGGCGATCCCACAGGAAATTTCTCGTTGC from Peteryoungia desertarenae encodes the following:
- a CDS encoding formate dehydrogenase subunit delta; its protein translation is MSLDHADEKLVRMANQIATFFASQPEAVRVEGVATHINKFWEPRMRRRFFELVEQSDAGFLPLVRAAAIHVRRPDQVSI
- the fdhD gene encoding formate dehydrogenase accessory sulfurtransferase FdhD yields the protein MSDVIGSTVRIVGGLKASHGHVSASSRLVPEEVPIAFSYAGSTHAVMMATPDDLEDFAVGFSLAEGIIEGAEDVVAIDAIEAGDGIDVQVTLKEMTVEALVARRRRMAGPVGCGLCGIESIEQASRPVRPVGAEGFRVAARDVSQAMAQLTGRQDLNRQTRAVHAAGFYSLRQGLVAIREDVGRHNALDKLVGAVVIGGWEPAQGAVVVTSRLSVEMVQKTAALGAPVLIAISAPTALAIRTAAQAGITLIGIARDEDFEIFTRPDRVAEGENSHVA